A part of Myxococcus landrumus genomic DNA contains:
- a CDS encoding TonB-dependent receptor: MRLALFTARPSARRAVLSRAPFSRALVAALTLFTSPALAGMQDIAPAPVQTQEAAQPPVSGIAPAAPAAVQAQDSAQQPAPAAAQAQDLAQQPAAAQAQDLAQQPSEATASAEDEAMLAESSAPPAGFTGIHGKVADEANGEGLIEATVKVVTGEQKQVLTDLDGHYRLALPPGKYDLRVFYDVYQGRRITGVVVTQGKATKLDVALGADVGAVQEVVVEARSDRRAEGALLQERKKAAAVSDAISAQEISRTPDSSASDAVKRVVSATVVDGRYVLLRGLGGRYSTTLLNGALLPSPEPDEPSVPLDLFPTSLLANLNVVKSYTADLPGSFGGGTLLIETNTYPSQFEFKPRITFGGDTETTGQARNAQRGGGAMEFLGFPGSQRRLPDAIPTDYALGDGNESPAEQERQWESFPNIWKARSKTALPNMGLSASLGDTLRFDNQRLGYLATINYGHKESTQNTQYNKAAFDLDGTFTSYDDAQAKLGVETANLSGLASIGYQLDRDNELTVFSLYTRGTDTRTTTSTGSDTLRGDRYEGSRLQFIVRQLSFNQLRGFHRVGFLGDAEIDWQANLSRVDRDEPDTRDTLYSDNLGNPSGAVSFPNQANSGERFFAELGETSGGGSVNLTVPFTDVRLKLGGLAQFSGRDFRARRFRYGIVPNMDVDRFLPPEQLFSPEYLGNGMRVQESTRPDSDAYDASLGVFAGYVTADVTPTEALRLVGGVRLEGSEQKLTALNQFTGVEQSNNQVSYLDWLPTFNAIYALTPTVNVRAGYSYTLARPTFRELAPFTFYDFVRRRNISGNPDLKQTRIHNVDARVEWFVGDNEVLAASAFYKRFQNPIERVINSVGAGDMNFENTAGADTYGLELEARTSLGRLTPTLQPVRVGANLTLIQSQIDLGNVQGLQTNSERPLQGQSPYVINVNVGYERVQSGTEVALLYNVYGRRISEVGTDNLPDVYEQPFHRVDLAVTQQLTKATQLKLTASNILNSKVTLQQGDITLLQYRPGIAFSASLGLSL, from the coding sequence ATGCGGCTCGCGTTGTTTACAGCGCGACCGTCGGCAAGGAGAGCCGTGTTGTCTCGCGCACCCTTTTCGCGCGCCCTCGTGGCAGCGCTCACACTCTTCACCTCGCCCGCACTCGCGGGGATGCAGGACATTGCTCCCGCCCCCGTACAGACGCAGGAGGCCGCGCAGCCTCCGGTGTCTGGGATTGCTCCCGCCGCGCCCGCCGCCGTACAGGCGCAGGACAGCGCGCAGCAGCCCGCTCCCGCCGCCGCACAGGCGCAGGACCTCGCACAGCAGCCCGCCGCCGCGCAGGCGCAGGACCTCGCGCAGCAGCCTTCGGAGGCCACTGCCTCCGCCGAGGACGAGGCGATGTTGGCCGAGTCCTCCGCGCCGCCCGCGGGCTTCACCGGCATCCACGGCAAGGTCGCCGACGAGGCCAACGGCGAGGGCCTCATCGAGGCCACCGTGAAGGTCGTCACGGGCGAGCAGAAGCAGGTCCTCACCGACCTGGATGGCCACTACCGCCTCGCGCTCCCGCCCGGCAAATACGACCTGCGCGTCTTCTACGACGTGTACCAGGGCCGCCGAATCACCGGCGTCGTCGTGACGCAGGGCAAGGCGACGAAGCTCGACGTCGCGCTCGGCGCGGATGTCGGCGCCGTGCAGGAGGTCGTCGTCGAGGCCCGCTCCGACCGCCGCGCCGAAGGGGCCCTCCTCCAAGAGCGCAAGAAGGCCGCCGCCGTCTCCGACGCCATCAGCGCCCAGGAAATCTCCCGCACCCCCGACTCCAGCGCCTCCGATGCCGTCAAGCGCGTCGTCAGCGCCACCGTCGTCGATGGCCGCTACGTGCTCCTGCGCGGACTCGGCGGCCGCTACAGCACCACGCTCCTCAACGGCGCGCTCCTGCCCAGCCCGGAGCCCGATGAGCCCAGCGTCCCGCTCGACCTGTTCCCCACCTCGCTCCTCGCCAACCTCAACGTGGTGAAGAGCTACACCGCCGACCTGCCCGGCTCCTTCGGCGGCGGCACCCTCCTCATCGAGACCAACACCTACCCCTCCCAGTTCGAATTCAAGCCGCGCATCACCTTCGGCGGCGACACGGAGACCACGGGCCAGGCTCGCAACGCACAACGCGGCGGAGGGGCCATGGAGTTCCTCGGCTTCCCCGGCAGCCAGCGCCGCCTCCCCGATGCCATCCCCACCGACTACGCGCTCGGCGATGGCAATGAATCTCCCGCCGAGCAGGAGCGCCAGTGGGAGAGCTTCCCCAACATCTGGAAGGCACGCTCGAAGACGGCGCTGCCCAACATGGGCTTGAGCGCGTCGCTCGGCGACACGCTTCGCTTCGACAACCAGCGCCTGGGCTACCTGGCCACCATCAACTACGGCCACAAGGAGTCCACGCAGAACACCCAGTACAACAAGGCCGCGTTCGACCTGGATGGCACCTTCACCAGCTACGACGACGCCCAGGCGAAGCTCGGCGTGGAGACCGCCAACCTCAGCGGCCTCGCCAGCATCGGCTACCAACTGGACCGCGACAACGAGCTGACCGTCTTCAGCCTCTACACCCGCGGCACCGACACCCGCACCACCACCAGCACCGGCAGCGACACGCTGCGCGGTGACCGCTACGAGGGCAGCCGCCTCCAGTTCATCGTCCGCCAGCTCTCCTTCAACCAGCTGCGCGGCTTCCACCGCGTGGGCTTCCTGGGCGACGCGGAAATCGACTGGCAGGCCAACCTCTCGCGCGTGGACCGCGACGAGCCGGACACCCGCGACACGCTCTACAGCGACAACCTGGGCAACCCCTCCGGCGCCGTCTCCTTCCCCAACCAGGCCAACAGCGGCGAGCGCTTCTTCGCCGAGCTGGGTGAGACGTCCGGCGGCGGCAGCGTCAACCTCACCGTCCCCTTCACCGACGTGCGCCTGAAGCTCGGCGGCCTCGCGCAGTTCTCCGGCCGCGACTTCCGCGCCCGCCGCTTCCGCTACGGCATCGTCCCCAACATGGACGTGGACCGCTTCCTCCCGCCCGAGCAGCTCTTCAGCCCCGAGTACCTGGGCAATGGCATGCGCGTGCAGGAGAGCACCCGCCCGGACTCGGATGCGTATGACGCATCGTTGGGTGTCTTCGCCGGCTACGTCACCGCCGACGTCACCCCCACCGAGGCGCTCCGCCTCGTCGGCGGCGTGCGCCTGGAAGGCTCCGAGCAGAAGCTCACCGCGCTCAACCAGTTCACCGGCGTGGAGCAGTCCAACAACCAGGTCAGCTACCTGGACTGGCTGCCCACCTTCAATGCCATCTACGCGCTCACCCCCACCGTCAACGTGCGCGCGGGCTACAGCTACACGCTGGCGCGGCCCACCTTCCGCGAGCTGGCGCCCTTCACCTTCTACGACTTCGTGCGCCGCCGGAACATCTCCGGCAACCCGGACCTGAAGCAGACGCGCATCCACAACGTCGACGCGCGCGTCGAGTGGTTCGTCGGCGACAACGAAGTGCTGGCCGCCAGCGCCTTCTACAAGCGCTTCCAGAACCCCATCGAGCGCGTCATCAACTCCGTGGGCGCCGGCGACATGAACTTCGAGAACACCGCGGGCGCGGACACCTACGGCCTCGAGCTGGAGGCGCGCACCTCACTGGGCCGCCTGACTCCCACGCTCCAGCCCGTGCGCGTGGGCGCCAACCTCACGCTCATCCAGTCCCAGATTGACCTGGGCAACGTGCAGGGCCTCCAGACGAACTCCGAGCGTCCGCTCCAGGGCCAGTCTCCGTACGTCATCAACGTCAACGTCGGCTACGAGCGCGTCCAGAGCGGGACGGAAGTGGCGCTGCTCTACAACGTGTACGGCCGGCGCATCAGCGAAGTGGGCACCGACAACCTGCCGGATGTCTACGAGCAGCCCTTCCACCGCGTGGACCTGGCCGTCACCCAGCAGCTCACGAAGGCCACGCAGCTCAAGCTCACCGCCTCCAACATCCTCAACTCGAAGGTCACCCTCCAGCAGGGCGACATCACCCTTCTCCAGTACCGCCCGGGCATCGCGTTCTCCGCGTCGCTGGGCCTGTCCCTGTAG
- a CDS encoding ExbD/TolR family protein, with protein MSARRSSITPEMNVTPLVDVVLVLLIIFMVVTPQIESGASVELPAATNPDKENKELEPTTVSLAANGAIFMDRKELKREALLSELKALRAKKPDSPVVLKADRGVRYSEVRGVFKSMQDLGFPGINLQVIDKQRK; from the coding sequence ATGTCCGCCCGGCGTAGCAGCATCACCCCGGAGATGAACGTCACGCCGCTGGTCGACGTGGTGCTCGTCCTCCTCATCATCTTCATGGTCGTCACGCCGCAAATCGAGTCCGGCGCGTCCGTGGAGCTGCCCGCCGCGACGAACCCCGACAAGGAGAACAAGGAGCTGGAGCCCACCACGGTGAGCCTCGCCGCGAACGGGGCCATCTTCATGGACCGCAAGGAGCTCAAGCGCGAGGCGCTGCTGTCCGAGCTGAAGGCCCTGCGCGCGAAGAAGCCCGACTCGCCCGTGGTGCTGAAGGCGGACCGGGGCGTGCGCTACTCCGAGGTGCGCGGCGTCTTCAAGAGCATGCAGGACCTGGGCTTCCCGGGCATCAACCTGCAAGTCATCGACAAGCAGCGCAAGTAG
- a CDS encoding MotA/TolQ/ExbB proton channel family protein, which yields MNFNLRDIYNHMGVFALGIAWTLMLFAVASLAVFFERLFVFFRSRTTSRAFAARAGQLLMQHHHEALVKEAEGTKGSHLATLLGGGMKTFLAKSKLPAGKLGPVELTRRELVRINERVSADVRRGMSVLATVGSVAPFVGLLGTVVGIIEAFAGIAKEGSGGLGAVSSGIAEALVVTALGLLVAIPAVLMFNFLSTRADALQLSLDNARSELMDHLEDMVTDKRSSTNNGAVATGPETVARREGLDVRPA from the coding sequence ATGAACTTCAATCTCAGGGACATCTACAACCACATGGGCGTGTTCGCCCTGGGCATCGCCTGGACGCTGATGCTCTTCGCCGTCGCGTCCCTGGCGGTGTTCTTCGAGCGTCTGTTCGTCTTCTTCCGTTCCCGCACCACGTCGCGCGCCTTCGCCGCTCGCGCAGGTCAGTTGTTGATGCAGCACCATCACGAAGCGCTGGTGAAGGAGGCGGAAGGCACCAAGGGCAGCCACCTGGCCACGCTGCTGGGCGGTGGCATGAAGACGTTCCTCGCCAAGTCGAAGCTGCCCGCGGGCAAGCTGGGCCCGGTGGAGCTCACCCGCCGCGAGCTGGTGCGCATCAACGAGCGCGTCAGCGCCGACGTGCGCCGCGGCATGTCCGTGCTCGCCACGGTGGGCTCGGTGGCGCCGTTCGTGGGCCTCCTGGGCACGGTGGTGGGCATCATCGAGGCCTTCGCCGGCATCGCCAAGGAGGGCTCCGGCGGCCTGGGCGCGGTGTCCAGCGGCATCGCGGAGGCGCTCGTCGTCACCGCGCTGGGCCTGCTCGTCGCCATCCCCGCGGTGCTGATGTTCAACTTCCTGTCCACCCGCGCGGACGCGCTCCAGCTCTCGCTGGACAACGCGCGCAGCGAGCTGATGGACCACCTGGAGGACATGGTCACCGACAAGCGCTCCAGCACGAACAACGGCGCGGTGGCCACGGGTCCGGAGACGGTGGCGCGCCGGGAGGGGCTCGATGTCCGCCCGGCGTAG
- a CDS encoding glycosyltransferase family 87 protein, giving the protein MTSSSQSASALSEASAPANDLSTKSARWLWWLVLAVLLVAAVAVGQHPRRGADFRVYLTAAERFLEGTDLYRVSDGTMPFKYAPITAPLFLPFSFLPARLAVALWNVGSILALIAVARLTRRAPHGPGEATPWDWGPPLATIALLPALTFELFYGQVDVVMLLLVVLAATGAERGQVWRPGAAFALAFLLKPPAAFVGLFFLWRKHWRVIGATAVFGIALSLPALARYGWDGTLTQFQLWSETLARTTPPWVLQSNAQGLPTLILPFLEPASAGGTPSSFAITLAQLIAIALFLAALLWARPGPADLLALCCLGVTLLSPLAWRANFVLAWPLVRAAAEGRSRFNLSLVGMIAFVGIGVSDTTLGTELSREVLMMRPFALVYLALLIAMLWQVRLHGAPLAMTLGGTLARLPRTLRGMQSP; this is encoded by the coding sequence GTGACGAGCTCGTCCCAGTCCGCGAGTGCCTTGAGCGAAGCCTCCGCCCCCGCGAACGACCTCTCCACGAAGTCGGCCCGCTGGCTCTGGTGGCTGGTGCTCGCGGTCCTGCTGGTGGCCGCCGTCGCCGTGGGCCAGCACCCTCGGCGGGGCGCGGACTTCCGCGTCTACCTCACCGCCGCCGAACGCTTCCTCGAGGGCACGGACCTCTACCGCGTCTCCGACGGCACCATGCCGTTCAAGTACGCGCCCATCACCGCGCCCCTCTTCCTCCCCTTCTCCTTCCTGCCCGCGCGCCTCGCCGTCGCGCTGTGGAACGTCGGCTCCATCCTCGCGCTCATCGCCGTGGCCCGCCTCACCCGCCGCGCGCCGCATGGCCCGGGTGAAGCCACGCCGTGGGACTGGGGCCCTCCGCTCGCCACCATCGCCCTCCTGCCCGCGCTCACCTTCGAGCTGTTCTACGGCCAGGTCGACGTCGTCATGCTCCTGCTCGTGGTCCTCGCCGCGACGGGCGCCGAGCGCGGACAGGTGTGGCGTCCAGGCGCGGCCTTCGCGCTGGCCTTCCTCCTCAAGCCCCCCGCCGCGTTCGTGGGCCTCTTCTTCCTCTGGCGCAAGCACTGGCGCGTCATCGGCGCCACCGCGGTCTTCGGCATCGCGCTCTCGCTGCCCGCGCTCGCCCGCTATGGCTGGGATGGCACCCTCACCCAGTTCCAGCTCTGGAGCGAGACGCTCGCCCGCACCACGCCGCCGTGGGTGCTCCAGTCCAACGCGCAGGGCCTGCCCACCCTCATCCTCCCCTTCCTCGAGCCTGCCTCCGCGGGCGGCACGCCGTCCTCCTTCGCCATCACCCTGGCCCAGCTCATCGCCATCGCGCTCTTCCTGGCCGCGCTGCTGTGGGCACGGCCCGGGCCCGCGGACCTGCTTGCCCTGTGCTGCCTGGGCGTGACGCTCCTGTCACCTCTGGCGTGGCGCGCCAACTTCGTGCTCGCCTGGCCGCTGGTGCGGGCCGCCGCGGAGGGACGCTCCCGCTTCAACCTCTCCCTCGTCGGGATGATTGCCTTTGTCGGCATCGGGGTGTCCGACACGACGTTGGGAACGGAGCTGTCACGCGAGGTGCTGATGATGCGCCCGTTCGCGCTCGTCTACCTGGCGCTGCTGATCGCCATGTTGTGGCAGGTTCGCCTGCATGGTGCGCCTCTCGCGATGACACTGGGTGGCACTCTGGCGCGTCTGCCGCGCACGCTGCGTGGCATGCAGTCACCGTGA
- a CDS encoding energy transducer TonB, with the protein MFETFDSATDVQAARRFALSTTASVGVFVLIGVVAVSAASKVREVIQEKKGTDVVFRPPPPPVVEVKPPPPPPPPPPRPKLLPKAAPPALAKAPPPAAPVVAPAPIVAPQAVPLEKPPEAATETVAAAPIAVGGTGALVPGGVVGGTGSGEALVGGGGRAAPINLPESAMPPEPLESNLIPDYPSEARSKGLEGMVILKGVVEVDGRVTQLKVMRGDEPFASAALAAVRSWRFKPAVVEGRPTAVFRIFKVPFRLKS; encoded by the coding sequence ATGTTTGAAACGTTCGACAGCGCCACCGATGTGCAGGCAGCTCGGAGATTCGCGCTCTCCACCACGGCCTCCGTCGGCGTCTTCGTGCTCATCGGAGTCGTCGCCGTCTCCGCCGCGAGCAAGGTGCGCGAGGTCATCCAGGAGAAGAAGGGCACGGACGTCGTCTTCCGTCCGCCCCCGCCTCCCGTCGTCGAGGTGAAGCCCCCGCCTCCTCCGCCGCCGCCTCCCCCCAGGCCCAAGCTGTTGCCCAAGGCCGCGCCGCCCGCGCTCGCCAAGGCGCCGCCTCCCGCCGCGCCCGTCGTCGCGCCCGCGCCCATCGTCGCCCCGCAGGCCGTTCCGCTCGAGAAGCCGCCCGAGGCCGCGACGGAGACAGTCGCCGCGGCGCCCATCGCCGTCGGTGGCACGGGCGCGCTGGTGCCCGGGGGCGTGGTGGGTGGCACGGGCAGCGGCGAAGCGCTCGTGGGCGGAGGTGGCCGCGCGGCCCCCATCAACCTTCCCGAGTCGGCCATGCCGCCGGAGCCGCTCGAGTCCAACCTCATCCCCGACTACCCCTCCGAGGCCCGCTCCAAGGGGCTGGAGGGAATGGTCATCCTCAAGGGTGTCGTCGAGGTGGATGGCCGCGTCACGCAGCTCAAGGTGATGCGCGGTGATGAGCCCTTCGCCAGCGCCGCCCTCGCGGCCGTGCGGTCGTGGCGCTTCAAGCCCGCCGTCGTCGAGGGCCGCCCCACCGCCGTGTTCCGCATCTTCAAGGTTCCTTTCCGTCTCAAGTCGTAG
- a CDS encoding metallophosphoesterase family protein, with product MIRVGTQGVLLALVLSGCLRPAENRAVRDSKVGQAQGGGMSLQVEDGLAAVRHLGAGEVTLWGNAPVFTAKTTLSASAPGQWFITVRNAMPDAQLFVESDSGDELPVEPVAQALPTVKAWRVELRAGGSATLRVAPPDWDSSAPFRFAALADVQEALPRVGDIYARLAKDDSLRFILFSGDLTERGTREELLEFQERLEAGSRIPLYATLGNHETFTKDAEEYTSLVGRGSQSFVFQNVRFTVVDSSNGTLDPIVEEQLDGWLSSSRQGAHVVAMHVPPQDPVGLRGGGFANRGESAGLVGKLAREGVDLTLYGHIHSYYSFTNAGIPAFISGGGGAIPETFDGVGRHYLVVDIGANEGLREASLVRVD from the coding sequence GTGATTCGCGTGGGCACCCAGGGAGTGTTGTTGGCGTTGGTGCTGTCCGGATGCCTGCGGCCCGCGGAGAACCGGGCGGTGCGCGACTCGAAGGTGGGCCAGGCCCAGGGCGGTGGCATGTCGCTCCAGGTGGAGGACGGGCTCGCGGCGGTGCGGCACCTGGGCGCGGGCGAGGTGACGCTCTGGGGCAATGCCCCCGTCTTCACCGCGAAGACCACGCTGAGCGCATCCGCCCCCGGGCAGTGGTTCATCACCGTGCGCAACGCGATGCCGGATGCGCAGTTGTTCGTGGAGTCGGACTCCGGCGACGAACTGCCCGTGGAGCCCGTGGCGCAGGCGCTGCCCACGGTGAAGGCGTGGCGGGTGGAGCTGCGCGCGGGAGGCTCGGCGACGTTGCGCGTGGCGCCTCCGGACTGGGACTCGTCCGCGCCCTTCCGCTTCGCCGCGCTCGCGGACGTGCAGGAGGCGTTGCCCCGCGTGGGAGACATCTACGCGCGCCTGGCGAAGGACGACTCGCTGCGCTTCATCCTCTTCTCGGGAGACCTCACGGAGCGAGGCACCCGCGAGGAGTTGCTCGAGTTCCAGGAGCGGCTGGAGGCGGGCTCGCGCATTCCGCTGTACGCCACGCTGGGCAACCACGAGACCTTCACGAAGGACGCGGAGGAGTACACCTCGCTCGTGGGCCGAGGCAGCCAGAGCTTCGTCTTCCAGAACGTGCGCTTCACGGTGGTGGACTCCAGCAACGGCACGCTGGACCCCATCGTGGAGGAGCAGCTCGACGGGTGGTTGTCGTCCTCGAGGCAAGGCGCGCACGTGGTGGCGATGCATGTGCCACCGCAGGACCCGGTGGGCCTGCGCGGCGGAGGCTTCGCGAACCGGGGCGAGTCCGCGGGACTGGTGGGCAAGCTCGCGCGAGAGGGCGTGGACCTCACGCTCTACGGCCACATCCACTCGTACTACTCCTTCACCAACGCGGGCATCCCCGCGTTCATCTCCGGCGGTGGTGGAGCGATTCCGGAGACCTTCGATGGCGTGGGCCGCCACTACCTGGTGGTGGACATCGGCGCGAACGAAGGGCTGCGCGAGGCGTCCCTCGTCCGTGTGGACTGA
- a CDS encoding ExbD/TolR family protein: MAFDLGGGKKRGLSPSMNVTPLVDVVLVLLIIFMVVTPLLTKQMWMTVPAKSDKTEEQPPPPPDALPPVVLTVDRAGVLRINRDEVPRDQVVARLQRMLNARPDKIVFFDAGDDVPYGAAMEVLDLARGGNLTVGVLPDKLAD, encoded by the coding sequence ATGGCATTCGACCTCGGAGGCGGCAAGAAGCGTGGACTGAGTCCGTCGATGAACGTGACGCCCCTGGTGGACGTGGTGCTCGTCCTCCTCATCATCTTCATGGTCGTCACCCCGCTGCTCACCAAGCAGATGTGGATGACGGTGCCCGCGAAGAGCGACAAGACAGAGGAGCAGCCCCCACCTCCGCCCGATGCATTGCCACCCGTGGTGCTCACGGTGGACCGGGCGGGCGTGCTGCGCATCAACCGGGATGAGGTTCCGCGAGACCAGGTGGTCGCGCGGCTCCAGCGCATGCTCAACGCGCGCCCGGACAAGATTGTGTTCTTCGACGCGGGCGACGACGTGCCCTACGGCGCCGCCATGGAAGTGTTGGACCTCGCCCGGGGAGGAAACCTCACCGTGGGCGTGCTGCCGGACAAGCTCGCGGACTGA
- a CDS encoding dihydrolipoyl dehydrogenase family protein: MADVFDVVVVGGGPTGENAGARAAAAGLSVALVEHELLGGECSYWACIPSKALLRPAEALWLVKQVPGSREAIKGPLVASAVLEHRDTLVKHYNDDSQAKWAERAKLTVVRGHGKLAGPRKVRVETQDGTTRELEARRAVVLATGSRPRIPDIPGLREARPWDNREGTGARQVPRRLLVLGGGVVAVELAQAWRSLGSEVTLVARGKSLLSRFEPFVGERVAQALRESGVTVLLGTTAASVSRPGGQGEVTVKLSNGEEHRADALLVGMGRVAHTDALGLETVGLKPGEAVRVDDQLRAKGVEGGWLYACGDVNGRNLLTHMGKYQARLVGDVIAGKKASAWADSKATPQVIFTHPQVASVGLTEAQAREAGLPVRTVEYDLGMVTGTALFGEKLGGITKLVVDEKRRIILGATFVGPEVGEMLHAATIAVAGEVSLDTLWHAVPSFPTMSEVWLRLLETYGL; the protein is encoded by the coding sequence ATGGCGGATGTCTTCGATGTGGTGGTGGTCGGAGGCGGACCCACGGGAGAGAACGCGGGGGCTCGCGCCGCCGCGGCCGGCTTGTCCGTGGCGCTGGTGGAGCACGAGCTGTTGGGCGGTGAGTGCTCGTACTGGGCCTGCATTCCCAGCAAGGCGCTGCTGCGTCCCGCGGAGGCCCTCTGGCTGGTGAAGCAGGTCCCCGGCTCGCGCGAGGCCATCAAGGGCCCCCTGGTCGCCAGCGCGGTGCTGGAGCATCGGGACACGCTGGTGAAGCACTACAACGACGACTCGCAGGCGAAGTGGGCCGAGCGCGCGAAGCTGACGGTGGTGCGCGGACACGGCAAGCTCGCCGGCCCGCGCAAGGTCCGCGTGGAGACCCAGGACGGCACGACGCGCGAGTTGGAAGCACGGCGCGCGGTGGTGCTGGCCACGGGCAGCCGGCCTCGCATCCCAGACATCCCGGGGCTGCGCGAAGCCAGGCCTTGGGACAACCGCGAGGGCACGGGCGCCAGGCAGGTGCCTCGGCGGCTGCTGGTGCTGGGCGGTGGCGTGGTGGCGGTGGAGCTGGCCCAGGCGTGGCGCTCACTGGGCTCGGAGGTGACGCTGGTGGCGCGCGGCAAGTCGCTGCTCTCCCGCTTCGAGCCCTTCGTGGGCGAGCGCGTCGCCCAGGCGCTGCGCGAGAGCGGCGTCACGGTGCTCCTCGGCACCACGGCCGCGAGCGTCAGCCGCCCCGGAGGACAGGGCGAGGTGACGGTGAAGCTCTCGAATGGAGAGGAGCACCGCGCGGACGCGCTGCTGGTGGGCATGGGCCGCGTGGCGCACACGGATGCGCTGGGCCTGGAGACAGTGGGCCTGAAGCCCGGCGAGGCGGTGCGGGTGGACGACCAGCTCCGGGCGAAGGGTGTGGAGGGCGGTTGGCTCTACGCCTGCGGCGACGTGAACGGGCGAAACCTCCTGACCCACATGGGCAAGTACCAGGCGCGGCTCGTGGGTGACGTCATCGCGGGCAAGAAGGCGAGCGCGTGGGCGGACTCGAAGGCCACGCCCCAGGTCATCTTCACGCATCCCCAGGTGGCCAGCGTGGGCCTCACCGAGGCCCAGGCCCGCGAAGCGGGGCTGCCCGTGCGCACCGTGGAGTATGACCTGGGGATGGTGACGGGCACGGCCCTCTTCGGCGAGAAGCTGGGCGGCATCACCAAGCTGGTGGTGGATGAAAAGCGCCGCATCATCCTGGGCGCCACCTTCGTCGGTCCCGAGGTGGGGGAGATGCTGCACGCGGCCACCATCGCCGTGGCGGGCGAGGTCTCCCTCGATACGCTCTGGCACGCCGTGCCTTCGTTTCCCACCATGAGCGAGGTGTGGCTGCGATTGCTGGAGACCTACGGCCTCTAG